In one Lachnospiraceae bacterium GAM79 genomic region, the following are encoded:
- a CDS encoding N-acetyltransferase family protein, with protein sequence MKIEKVSTADAEELLAIYAPYVEETAISFEYEVPSVDEFRNRIEQISAKYPYIKAVVDGKIAGYAYAAGFKDRKAYDWSVETTIYIRKDCRQLGLGKALYENLEKLLKEMGILNMNACIASPAAESGHLTDDSYRFHKKMGFTLVGRFHNSGYKFCEWYDMIWMEKMIGEHEKDMPDVRFGQ encoded by the coding sequence ATGAAGATAGAAAAAGTAAGTACAGCGGATGCGGAGGAGCTTCTCGCCATTTATGCACCCTATGTAGAAGAAACAGCAATATCATTTGAATATGAAGTACCGTCTGTAGATGAATTCAGGAACAGGATCGAGCAGATCTCAGCAAAGTATCCATACATAAAGGCAGTCGTGGATGGGAAGATCGCAGGCTATGCATATGCAGCAGGTTTCAAAGACAGAAAGGCATATGACTGGTCAGTGGAAACAACGATATATATCCGAAAAGACTGCAGGCAGTTGGGGCTTGGCAAAGCCCTATATGAGAATCTGGAAAAACTACTGAAGGAAATGGGAATCCTGAACATGAATGCCTGTATCGCAAGTCCGGCAGCAGAGAGCGGACATCTGACGGATGACAGTTACAGATTCCATAAAAAAATGGGCTTTACGCTGGTTGGGCGTTTTCATAACAGCGGCTATAAGTTTTGTGAATGGTACGATATGATCTGGATGGAGAAGATGATCGGCGAGCACGAGAAGGATATGCCGGATGTAAGATTTGGTCAATGA
- a CDS encoding cold-shock protein encodes MKTGTVKWFNAKKGYGFISDENGDDIFVHFSALNMSGFKVLEEGDKVEFEVIEGEKGPQAANVTKL; translated from the coding sequence ATGAAAACAGGTACAGTAAAATGGTTTAATGCAAAAAAAGGATATGGATTTATCAGCGATGAGAATGGTGATGACATTTTTGTACATTTCTCAGCTTTAAATATGTCTGGTTTCAAAGTATTGGAGGAAGGCGACAAAGTTGAGTTCGAAGTAATTGAGGGAGAAAAAGGACCTCAGGCTGCAAATGTAACAAAGCTGTAA
- the pnuC gene encoding nicotinamide riboside transporter PnuC, with translation MNNPMKELTKKEWIIWLGSICIVCISNLLTTDFDLLTLVAALVGVTSLIFAAKGNVWAQILMVIFSILYGIISYRFHYWGEMITYLGMTMPMAIWSTITWLRNPSGGNGNVVKIQKLNRKHIIGLIISGVIVTAVFYYILVVFDTPNIIFSTISIITSFLAAALTMLRSSYYAVWYAANDIVLIILWVLASMENPAYIPVVVNFGIFFINDMYGYISWKRRERIQL, from the coding sequence ATGAACAATCCAATGAAAGAATTAACAAAAAAGGAATGGATCATCTGGTTAGGATCTATTTGTATTGTATGCATATCGAACCTGCTGACAACCGATTTTGATCTGCTGACTCTGGTAGCAGCATTGGTAGGTGTAACTTCGCTGATCTTTGCAGCAAAGGGAAATGTATGGGCGCAGATCCTGATGGTGATATTCAGCATCCTTTATGGGATCATTTCCTATCGGTTCCATTACTGGGGCGAGATGATCACATACCTTGGCATGACAATGCCGATGGCGATCTGGTCTACGATCACATGGCTTAGAAATCCGTCCGGTGGAAACGGAAATGTCGTAAAGATCCAGAAGCTGAACCGGAAGCACATCATAGGGCTTATTATATCCGGCGTGATCGTAACGGCAGTATTTTATTATATTTTAGTTGTATTCGATACTCCGAATATTATATTCAGCACCATATCGATCATAACCAGTTTTCTGGCAGCAGCACTTACGATGCTCCGTTCCTCGTATTATGCAGTATGGTATGCGGCAAATGATATTGTACTGATCATTTTATGGGTGCTTGCCTCGATGGAGAACCCTGCCTATATTCCGGTCGTTGTGAATTTCGGTATCTTCTTTATCAATGATATGTATGGCTATATCAGTTGGAAGAGGCGGGAACGGATACAGCTGTAA
- a CDS encoding thiamine pyrophosphate-dependent enzyme produces the protein MAYNFKEVMNKPERLAPGHRMCAGCGGTIAVRNVLRALHEGDKAVIGNATGCLEVSTFMYPYTAYEDSYIHNAFENAGATLSGVETAYHVLKKKGKLDETYKFITFGGDGGTYDIGLQSLSGAMERGHDMVYVCYDNGAYMNTGIQRSSATPMYADTTTTPVGSQSNGKMQNRKDLAQVMAAHDIPYVGQTTLLGNMRDIYEKSEKAIYTPGAAFLNVMAPCPRGWRYPTEQIMDICKLAVETCYWPLFEVIEGKWILSYSPKKKLPIEDFLRTQGRFKHLFKPENEHLLVQYQEEVDRRWEDLLFRCSKN, from the coding sequence ATGGCATATAATTTTAAAGAAGTAATGAACAAGCCTGAGCGTCTTGCTCCGGGTCATAGAATGTGTGCAGGCTGCGGCGGTACGATCGCAGTTCGTAATGTACTCCGTGCCCTTCATGAGGGTGACAAAGCAGTTATCGGTAACGCTACCGGATGTCTGGAGGTTTCCACCTTCATGTATCCATATACTGCTTACGAAGACAGTTACATTCATAATGCATTTGAAAATGCAGGTGCTACCCTCTCCGGTGTAGAGACTGCTTATCATGTATTAAAGAAAAAGGGTAAATTAGATGAAACATACAAATTCATAACATTTGGCGGTGACGGCGGTACTTACGATATCGGTCTTCAGTCTTTATCCGGTGCTATGGAGCGTGGTCATGACATGGTATATGTCTGCTACGATAACGGTGCTTACATGAATACCGGTATCCAGCGTTCTTCTGCTACTCCGATGTATGCAGATACAACTACCACTCCTGTCGGTTCCCAGTCAAACGGTAAGATGCAGAACCGTAAGGATCTGGCACAGGTTATGGCAGCTCATGATATCCCTTATGTCGGTCAGACTACTCTGCTTGGCAACATGCGTGATATCTATGAGAAATCCGAAAAAGCCATCTACACACCGGGTGCTGCTTTCTTAAATGTTATGGCTCCTTGTCCTCGTGGCTGGCGTTATCCTACCGAACAGATCATGGATATCTGTAAGCTGGCGGTTGAGACCTGCTACTGGCCTTTATTTGAAGTCATCGAAGGCAAATGGATCTTAAGCTATTCTCCTAAGAAGAAGCTTCCGATCGAGGACTTCTTACGGACACAGGGTCGTTTCAAGCATTTATTCAAGCCTGAAAATGAGCATTTACTCGTTCAGTATCAGGAGGAAGTGGATCGCCGTTGGGAGGATCTGCTGTTCCGCTGTTCGAAGAACTAA
- the porA gene encoding pyruvate ferredoxin oxidoreductase, with translation MGIRERLSGNEAVSYAIKQINPDVMPAFPITPSTEIPQFVSTYISNGEIDTEFIPVESEHSAMSAAIGASAAGCRVLTATSSCGMALMWEELYVAASNRLPIALALVNRALSGPININCDHSDSMGARDTGWIQIYAENNQEAYDNFVQAYRIAEHKDVRLPIMICQDGFITSHAVENIELLEDDKVKAFVGEYNPEQYLLNPKMPMAVGPYATSPFYMESKMNQNEAMKNAKQVILDVANDFAKISGRQYGFFEEYKLEDADYAIVMIGSAAGTTKEAIDALRAQGKKVGLLKLRVFRPFPGEEIAKALAHTKAVAILDRSEGFRAGGGPLSAEIKEHLYDIGASTKAVSYIYGLGGRDYTTVEATDVFNQLEEMIEQGKTIPQYQYIGLRK, from the coding sequence ATGGGTATCAGAGAACGTTTATCAGGAAATGAAGCGGTGTCTTATGCGATCAAGCAGATCAACCCGGATGTCATGCCGGCATTCCCGATCACCCCTTCTACAGAGATTCCACAGTTTGTTTCTACATATATTTCAAATGGTGAGATCGACACAGAGTTTATTCCGGTCGAGAGTGAGCACAGTGCTATGAGTGCTGCGATCGGTGCAAGTGCTGCCGGCTGCCGTGTCTTAACAGCAACCTCATCCTGCGGTATGGCGCTGATGTGGGAGGAGCTCTATGTTGCAGCTTCCAACCGTCTGCCGATCGCACTGGCTCTTGTAAACAGAGCTTTATCCGGCCCGATCAACATCAACTGCGACCACTCAGACAGTATGGGTGCAAGAGATACCGGATGGATCCAGATCTATGCAGAGAATAATCAGGAAGCTTATGATAATTTCGTACAGGCTTACCGGATCGCAGAGCACAAGGATGTCCGTCTTCCGATCATGATCTGTCAGGATGGTTTCATCACCAGCCACGCAGTTGAGAATATCGAACTGTTAGAGGATGACAAGGTAAAAGCATTTGTCGGTGAATACAATCCGGAACAGTACCTGTTGAATCCAAAGATGCCTATGGCAGTCGGTCCATATGCAACTTCTCCATTCTATATGGAATCCAAAATGAATCAGAACGAAGCTATGAAGAATGCCAAGCAGGTGATCTTGGATGTTGCGAATGATTTTGCAAAAATCTCAGGCAGACAGTACGGCTTCTTTGAGGAATATAAATTAGAGGATGCTGATTATGCGATCGTTATGATCGGTTCCGCAGCAGGAACGACAAAAGAAGCAATCGATGCATTACGCGCACAGGGCAAGAAGGTCGGCTTATTAAAGCTCCGTGTCTTCCGTCCATTCCCAGGTGAAGAAATTGCTAAGGCGCTGGCTCATACAAAGGCAGTTGCGATCTTAGACCGTTCCGAAGGCTTCCGTGCAGGCGGCGGTCCTTTATCCGCTGAGATCAAGGAGCACCTGTATGATATCGGAGCTTCTACAAAGGCTGTCAGCTATATCTACGGTCTTGGCGGCAGAGATTATACAACAGTGGAAGCAACCGATGTATTTAACCAGTTAGAGGAAATGATCGAGCAGGGCAAGACCATTCCACAGTATCAGTATATTGGACTTAGAAAGTAA
- a CDS encoding 4Fe-4S binding protein, which translates to MRTDISRIHEKSKYTEITPGNHVYGGGTSKAFNTGEWRTATPVIDESKCVHCLLCAPVCPDSCIPVVGGKRLDFDLNHCKGCGICAYQCKFGAITMKEGK; encoded by the coding sequence ATGAGAACAGATATCAGCAGAATACATGAGAAAAGTAAATATACAGAGATCACCCCCGGTAACCATGTGTACGGCGGTGGTACTTCCAAAGCATTTAACACAGGTGAATGGAGAACTGCTACTCCTGTCATAGATGAGAGCAAATGTGTACACTGTCTGTTATGTGCACCGGTCTGTCCGGACAGCTGCATCCCGGTCGTAGGCGGCAAACGTCTTGACTTCGATCTGAACCACTGCAAGGGCTGCGGTATCTGCGCTTATCAGTGTAAGTTTGGTGCTATTACGATGAAGGAGGGCAAATAA
- a CDS encoding 2-oxoacid:acceptor oxidoreductase family protein encodes MKDTIEIRWHGRGGQGAKTAALLLADVAFKTGKYVQGFPEYGPERMGAPITAYNRISSDPIRVHSNIYTPQYVVVVDESLLESVDVTAGLKEDGAIVINTPKTPDEVRPHLNGYKGKVYTLDAREISMQTLGRNFPNSPMLAAIVAVSGIMEQDDFLADMRLSYQHKFAKKPEVIDGNMKALELAFKEVTK; translated from the coding sequence GTGAAAGATACGATTGAGATCAGATGGCATGGCCGGGGCGGCCAGGGTGCCAAAACTGCTGCTCTGCTGCTTGCAGACGTAGCTTTTAAAACAGGAAAATACGTTCAGGGTTTTCCGGAATATGGTCCGGAGCGAATGGGTGCACCGATCACTGCTTATAACAGAATCAGCAGCGATCCGATCCGCGTTCATTCCAATATCTACACCCCACAGTATGTTGTTGTCGTTGACGAGTCCCTCTTGGAATCCGTGGATGTAACCGCCGGATTAAAAGAAGATGGTGCGATCGTCATTAACACCCCAAAGACACCGGATGAGGTTCGTCCTCATTTAAATGGCTACAAAGGAAAAGTTTATACATTAGATGCCCGGGAGATCTCGATGCAGACACTCGGCAGGAACTTCCCGAATTCTCCTATGCTTGCTGCTATCGTTGCAGTCAGCGGTATCATGGAGCAGGATGATTTCCTTGCAGATATGAGACTTTCCTATCAGCATAAATTTGCAAAGAAGCCTGAGGTTATCGATGGAAATATGAAAGCCCTTGAGCTTGCATTTAAGGAGGTAACCAAGTAA